The sequence below is a genomic window from Streptococcus oralis.
CAAATAAGACTTTTTCTTTATTAAAGATATATTGTCCGTTATAAGTTATTGCAAAATCCAGATCTAAATCCTCCATCAATTCCTTGACAAAGAAAGGCCCCCGTCCTGTCGCCACTCCAACAAGCACCCCTTGTTCTTTCACAATCCTAATCGCGTCCTTAGTGGATTTCAAAACACTCTTACGATCGTTGACTAGCGTTCCATCGATATCAAAAAAAACAGCTTTGACTTCCATCCTATCCCATTCTCCCCTTTTGTGTTACAATGATTATACCACATTTCAGAGAGAGTGAGTAAATCATGCCTAAGAAAATCCTTGTTTTACATACAGGTGGGACTATTTCCATGCAAGCTGACGCCACTGGAGCCGTTGTAACTAGCCAGGAAAATCCCATGAACCATGTTTCCAATCCGCTTGAAGGGATTGAGGTTCATGCCCTAGACTTTTTTAACCTACCGAGTCCCCATATCAAACCCAAGCATATGCTTGCACTCTATCATAAAATCAAAGAGGAAGCAGACCACTACGATGGGGTTGTCATCACACATGGGACAGATACGCTAGAGGAAACTGCCTACTTCCTTGATACCATGGAAATCCCACACATGCCCATCGTTCTAACTGGAGCTATGCGTAGTTCCAACGAACTCGGTAGCGACGGTGTATACAACTATCTGAGTGCTTTACGAGTTGCCAGCGATGACAAAGCAGCCGACAAGGGTGTCCTGGTCGTCATGAATGATGAAATCCACGCGGCCAAGTATGTTACCAAAACCCATACGACCAACGTCGGTACCTTTCAAACCCCAACACATGGACCACTTGGCCTCATCATGAAGCAAGAAATCCTCTACTTCAAAACGGCTGAACCTCGTGTCCGATTTAATCTCGAGCATATTCAAGGTCTGGTTCCCATCATCTCAGCCTATGCAGGTATGACAGACGAGCTGATCGATATGTTAGACTTGGAACAACTGGATGGCTTAGTCATTCAGGCCTTTGGAGCAGGTAATATTCCCAAAGAAACAGCTCAAAAATTAGAAAATCTCCTCCGAAAAGGCATCCCAGTCGCCTTGGTCTCACGTTGTTTTAACGGTATTGCTGAACCTGTCTACGCCTACCAAGGTGGAGGGGTGCAGTTGCAACAAGCTGGTGTTTTCTTTGTTAAAGAACTCAATGCTCAAAAAGCTCGACTGAAACTTCTCATTGCTCTCAATGCTGGACTAAAAGGGCAGGCACTGAAAGACTATATGGAAGGATAAGCCTCTTCTCTAGAATGCAAAAACAGGAAATCTTCACGATTTCCTGTTTTTACTATTTACGTTTGCGTGTTGAACGACGTTCTGTTAAACCGTGAGGCAAGAGAACTTCACGTTCTTCCAACTCTTCCTTGTGCATGATTTTGGTCAACATACGCATGCTGATAGCACCTAGATCATAAAGAGGTTGGGCAATCGTTGTCAGATTTGGACGAGTGAATCGTGCAATCTGAGAATCATCTGTCGTGATGATTTCAAACTCTTCTGGTACAGAAATACCGTGATCTGCCAAGCCATTTAACACACCCGCAGCCAATTCATCACCTGTCACAACCGCGGCTGTAGCCTGTGAAGAAACCAAGCGCTCTGCCAAGGCATAGCCATCATTATAGCTGTATTTAGACTCAAATACCAAGCCCTCGCTATAAGGGATTCCTGCCTTTTTCAAAGCTTCCTTGTAACCAATCAATCGAATTTTACCATTGATATCATCAACAAGTGGCCCACTGACAAAGGCAATCTTTTCATTTTCCTGAAGCAAATGAGTTACTGCATCAATCGTTGCTTGTTTGTAGTCAATATTAACACTTGGCAACTGGTGTTCGATATCCACCGTTCCTGCAAGGACAACTGGTGTCCGTGAACGAGAGAATTCTGAACGAATCTTTTCAGTCAAGTGATAGCCCATAAAAATGATCCCGTCAACCTGTTTTGAAAAGAGAGTATTAACTACTGAAACTTCTTTTTCATCGTCTTCATCACTATTGGCTAGGACGATATTGTACTTATACATCTCTGCAATATCATCAATCCCCTTGGCTAGGGTTGAAAAATAGCCATTAGTGATATTTGGAATCACAACACCAACTGTAGTGGTTTTCTTGCTGGCCAAACCACGCGCTACCGCATTTGGACGGTAGTCAAGACGATCAATCACCTCTAGAACTTTTTTACGAGTGTTCTCTTTGACGTTCTTATTGCCATTCACTACACGGCTAACAGTTGCCATTGAAACCCCAGCTTCACGGGCAACATCATAAATCGTTACTGTATCATCTGTGTTCATTCTGTTTCCTTTCTATATTGAAAATTTCGCTTTCATACATCTGCTTACTCCATTTTATCACTTATTGTAAACACTTTCAAGTATTTTTTAGAGAAACTTTGAAAAAATTTCACAACCTATTCCCATTTTGAAAAAGTGAGTACGATTTCTTGATTTTTGGGATGTTTTGCTGTATGATAAGGAAAAATAAAAGGAGGGAGGGAATGTTTATGGCTTTTACAAATACTCAGAGACGTTCGGCCAGTTTTGGCGTTGTGACCAGCTTGCCTGACGATGTTATCGACTCTTTATGGTTTATTATCGATCATTTTTTGAAAAACGTCTTTGAATTAGAAGAGGAACTTGAATTTCAACTACTAAACAACGAGGGGACCATTACCTTCCATTTCTCTAGTCAGCACCTGCCGACTAGTATCGACTTTGATTTTAATCATCCCTTCGACCCTCTTTACCCTCCTCGGGTCCTTGTTTTAGACATGGACGGGAAAGAAACCATCCTCCTTCCTGAAGAAAATGACCTATTTTAAAAACTCTAGCTTCTCAGCGCAAACTGCTGAGGAACTAGAGTTTTTTCTATTTGTTCAATTCTTGATACAAGTAGCGTATCGGCTGTTTGAGTACTGGATGAATAAAATGGGGAGCTATTTCTTGCAGAGACTCAAGGACAAAGAGGCGTTCTGCTATATAGGGATGTGGTAAGATGAGGTCGTCTGTATAAATGACTTGGTCTTCTACAAAGAGTAGGTCCAAATCAATCAAACGAGGCCCCCAATGCACCTCTCGAACCCGTCCCATTTCTGACTCAATGGCTAACAAAGTTTCTAACAAGACTGGTGCTGGAAGCCATGTTTCTACTTCAATCACCTGATTAGCAAAACTAGCTTGTTCTACACCGCCCCAAGGCTCCGTCGTCAAGACACTGGACTCTTTGAGAATATGGATACCACGAACTCGCAGTTTGTCGATAGCTTGTTCCAAGTTTGCTTGCTTATCCCCCATATTGCTTCCTAGGGCGATAAAGGCTCGCTGCTTACGACGGTGAATGGTCACCGAGCAGGTATCCAATGGTAAATGCACGGGAGCCCATGGTTTTTTTAGTTCCAACTCAATCTCTTGGACAAGAGGATAGGTCTCAAAGGTACGTTCAACTAGTTTGTAGGCTACCGTTTCAATCAAGTCCTCAGTGCTTTCCTGAAACCAAGTCGTCCACTGCTGACACAATTCTCCGTAATGGACAGAAGCTGTCAAATCCAATTCTGTAGCCGCCTTGGTCATATCATAAGATAAGCTTGCGGAAATAACAAACTTCTGCCCCAATTCTTTCTCACTTGGAAAAAGACCATGATAGGCAAAAATTTCCAAATCTTTAATCTGCAGTTGATCCATAACTAGTCCTTTCTAGAAAAATCCGCATGAAGCGGATTCTTTTTATAGTCCCATTAAACGATAAGCCTGGTCTCGGAGATCCTTATCGGCCTCAAACACACCTCGCGCTACAGTTGTCAAGGTTGCCGTGCCTGGCTTTCTGACACCACGCATGCTCATACACATATGCTCGGCCTCAATGACAACAAAGGCTCCTTTAGCCCCCAGATAGTTCATCAAGGCATCGGCCACTTCGATATTCAACCGTTCTTGAATCTGTGGTTTTTTAGAATAAACTTCAACCGTACGGGCTAGTTTAGACAAGCCTGCCACACGACCATCTGGAATATAGGCAATGTGCGCTCTCCCATAAAAGGGCAGAAAGTGGTGTTCACACATAGTGTGGAAAAAAATATCCTTTTCTACCACCATATTGTCATCAATAATCTCAAAGGATTTTGATAGATGTTCCTCCGCTGTCTGACCAAGACCTGAAAAAATCTCTTGGTACATACGGGCTACACGAGCAGGTGTTTCCTGCAATCCCTCGCGATTAGCATCCTCACCGACAGCCTCAATAATCATTTTTACAGCCGTTTCGATCTTTTGTATATCCATTCTCGTTCTTCCTCTCCATCAGGTAGGCTCTCACTTGGCTCAAGAAATACAAGGAACCTGTGACAATCCTAACTGTTTGTTTCTCTTCTTTTTTATCTGTCAATTTCTGATCTAAAAACTCCTGCCAACTTTGGTAATTGAGTTTTCTAGACTTAGCTGTCTCTTTCAGCACGCTTTCATCAGTCGCCCGACTATCGTCAAAACAAGTCAGAGTCAGTTGACTATTTGGCACCGACTCTAGCAAATCCAACATATCCTCCAAGGCCTTGGTTTTGATACAAGTAAAGAGAATTTCTTTATGATAGTCAGCAAAGCGTTCTTGCAAAGTATTCAACAAAGCCTTGATAGCATGCGGATTGTGAGCCCCATCTAAAATCATCAGAGGTTCACTAGACAGGACCTCCAAACGCCCTGGCCATCTGGTTTCCTCCATGGCTTGAGCAACCAAGTCATTGCTAGCTAATTCTCGCACATCCTCTTGACAAAAAGTATCAAGTAAAGCTATGGCCATCCCAGCATTCTCTATCTGGTGCAAACCAAGCAGACCTGTTTGAAAGCGACCTTGTCTGACAGGGCTTGTATAGTCAAAGACCTCGCCTGTCACCACACTTTCTTGATGATGAACCTGATAATCACTCCCATAGGCAAGTCTCGGCGCATTTTTAGCTTCTGCAATAGGGTCTATAACAGCCAAGGCTTCTGGAGCAATGCAACCTGTCACCAAAGGAATCCCTTGTTTGACAATACCAGCTTTCTGCTCTGCTATGGCTTCCAAGGTGTCACCAAGTAGGGCCACATGATCCAGTCCAATGGTCGTAATTCCTGTTAGAATCGGCTGACAGACATTAGTACTATCCAAGAGTCCACCCATGCCGACTTCCATGATAGCCACATCAACTTTTTCAGTGGCAAAATAATCATAAGCTATGGCTGTGATAATCTCAAACTCGGTCGTTCCTTGTAAATCAGCGACCTTCTCCCCCTCAAGCAAAAACTCATAGTCCGCCATTAGAGCTTCTAGTCTAGCTTCTGGGATGGATTTCCCGTTGATGCTAATCTGGTCTGTGTAATGAATGAGATAGGGCGAGCTAAAAACTCCAACTTTCAACCCCATCTTTTCCAACATATTTTTCAAAAAAGCGATGGTCGAACCTTTACCATTTGTTCCGCCGATATGGATAACCTTGAGTTTGAGATGGGGATTGCCTCGCAAAGCTAATAGTTCCACCATTCGTTCCAAACCAAAATGCGGTTGGTCCGTCCGGTAGTGAGCAATCCACTGATTGTTTTGAATTTCTTTCATCTTATTTATATTGTTTTAAATCTAGATTTTCCGCATCATCTGCCAAACGAATGGCTGACGCAATTTCAACTGCCATCCGGTGACTGGCTACATCGTGCACGCGCACCACTTCGACACCCTGTCTCGCAGCGATACTGGTCACATGAGCCGAAGCGGTGTCCCGATTGCGGAAACCGACTTCCGTCTCAGGATTGACTTCAAAACCATTTTCCTCAAGGATATTGATAACAAACCGCTTGCGCGAAACACCGAGAAAGATTGGATAGCCTTGCTGGTGTAGTTTATCCAGATCCCGTAGAAGGAGCAGATTTTCCTTCTTGGTCAGACCAAAGCCAATTCCTGGATCCAGCAGAATATTTTCTTGTACAATCCCAGCTTCCTCCGCTCTTGCTAGAGCGCGGTCAAAGAACGCGGTCATCAAATCTTCTACTGATAGTTGTTCAAAGTACGCCAAGTCTTCATTTGTAAAAGGATCCCCAAATCCAAAACGAGGAAATATGAGCGAACTAGGGTGCTGAGGTCTAGCCATGACTGGATTAAACATGATAACCACTTTCGCTCCAGCTTTAGCAACCACATCCGCCATTCTCTCATCTCCCATGAGACCAGTGATATCATTGACCAGATTAGCACCAGCTTTCAAAGCAGCCTCTGCTACCTGACTTTTCCAAGTATCGATGGAAATGAGGACATCACTTTCCTCACGGATAGCTTTAATCACTGGAACAACACGCTGGATTTCCTCTTCTATCTCAACATAGCTACTGCCCGGCCGAGTTGATTCTCCACCAATATCTAGCATGCTAGCTCCTTCAGCTATCAATTTACGGGCTTGCTGAAGAGCCTGGTCAACAGCAAAAAACTGTCCACCATCCGAAAAGGAATCTGGGGTTACATTGATAATTCCGCAAATAGCTGTTTTTGCCTGACTAGCTTTATTGGACATAAGGTCACTCCTCAAGGTTTTTCACCACATTATTTCTCTATTTTACCATAAAAAGAAAAAGATGGATACGCTAGCATTTATCTTTTCCAAGTAAGGAAATGGTTTAGAAAGGCAAGCCTACATTTCGACTAATCAAAACCAGTAAAGCCAGCAAACAAAAGGCGATACCATTGACAATCATATGAAGCAAGATTGACATCTCTAAACGTTCTGTTCTGTAGGCTGTCCAAGTTAAAACTGTCGACATTCCTCCATAGATAAGGAGAGAAGGCAGATTGGTCGGTGTGTGGAGCAAGGCAAAGACGACTGCACCTACAAGATAACCCAACTTCTCCTTCCCACGGAAGATCTTTTTAGGGATAATTCCACGACACAATATTTCCTCACAAATGGGAGCAATCAGAACCAGTAAGAAAAAACTGGAAATCAGCGAGCTATTCTGAACCAGATTATTAATAGTTGATTGATTGCTGGTCGTAGATTCATTCATCAGACGAAGCAAGGCAGAGCCGAATAAGTTACTTGTGAAAATAACCAAATAACTCAAAACCAAGCGGGCTAGATCTTTTGCCTTGAAAAAAGAAAGATTGAAGGTCGCAATCTCTGTTTTTCGCGCACTAAAGATAAAAACAGTTAGAATAACAACCGACAGCAAAGCCACTAAGAGTCCTGACTGGAGGAGTGGGAATTGTCTAGCGAATAAAAGGGCAGATAAAATTAAAGGAAGTTGGGATAACACCAATCCTATTAAAAAAATCAACACCCATATTCCTCTATCCAGAATTTCTTGCCAGATACTTTTTTTCTTCATGATATACCTCCTTATAATAAAAAGGGGAGGACCCCCTTTCTATATTATACCATTTATAGCGCCATGCTGATATAGTTCAGGATAAACAAGGCATCCAAAATCCAAATCATCACGTGCACATCCTTGGCTTGACCTTTGACAAGTTTTGTCAAGGTGTAAGTCAAGAAACCAACTGCAATCCCTTGAGTGATTGAGTAGCTGAATCCCATGAAGATCGATGTAAAGAAGGCAGGAACAGCCTCAGCCATATCATCCCAAGGAATGTTTTTCAAGTTAGAAAGCATCATGATTCCGACGATGATCAAAATTGGTGCTGTTGCAGCTGTCGGAACAATCGCTAGAAGTGGGCTAAAGAAGCTAGAGAGAGCAAAACAGATCGCAACTACTAGGGCTGTCAAACCAGTACGTCCACCAGCGCCGATACCCGCCGCAGACTCAACATAAGTCGTAACGTTTGAAGTACCTGCAATGGCACCTACTGAAGTCGCCACCAAGTCAGAGTAAAGAGCCTTGTCCAATTTAACTGACTCATGGTTTTCACCACTTGTCGCAACGATACCAACTTTTTCACCAGTACCGATAAGAGTACCAATTGTATCAAAAATATCCGTTAGTGAGAAGGCAAGAATAGCCATCAAGGTTTCTGGTAAACGTGAAGTGTTTGAAATCAAAGATCCTAAACCTTCTGAGCCCAGAGCGGCACCAAACAAAGTCCCAAGGTCATTAACTGCTGATGAAAGATTGTTGCTAGCGAAGTCAATCCCTGATAATTTCACAACACCAACAGCAATGGCAAGCACAGTCGTTGTTAAAATAGAAAGAATGATTCCACCTTTGATGCCTTTAACAACAAAGAAGATGGTAATAGCCAGACCAGCAAGAGCCACCAATACTGCTGGAGTATTGAAGTCTACCAATCCTGGAACGGCTGCTGAGTTTGCAGTAAGTGCAGCTTGAGCCTTGTCTGCTCCTTCACCTGCTACAGTATAAGTACCTGGGTCAATTGAGAATTTCAAGAGACCAGCATTCTTAATCCCAACATAGGCAAGGAAAACACCAATACCAGCCGAAATAGCTGAACGAAGTGTTGTAGGAATGGATTCGATGATCATTTTACGAACATTTGTCAAAGTGATAATCAGTGAAATAATTCCACAAATGAAGACCATACCAAGAGCTTCTTTCCAAGTATAGCCCATCCCAAACACAACCGTAAATGTGAAGAAGGCATTGAGTCCCATACCTGGTGCTTGTGCGTATGGCAAATTAGCATAGAAGGCCATCATCAAAGTACCAACTACAGAACCGATAATTGTTGCCAAGAACACACCTTGAACAGGCATCCCTGTTTGTGAAAGCATTTGAGGGTTTACAAAGAGAATATAACTCATTGCAAAGAATGTTGTTAAACCAGCAAGCACCTCTGTACGGACATCTGTCCCGTGCTCTTTTAGTTTAAATAGTTTGTCCATGTTTAATCTCCTTTTGTTTTTTACGAACAATGAGAGTATTATATCATTTATCATTCACCTTTTCAATATGTTTGTTTGATTTATTTAACAAAATGAAATGTTTATTTTTTGTTTTGAGTCTGTTTTTCTTCTTTCTTTTTGATATAATAGTAGACATCTTATCTGGAATGTACTAGGAAGGTTTATATGACTAAAAAAATTATCGCAGTCGATTTGGACGGAACCCTGCTCAACTCAGAGAGTAAGATTTCAGATTTTACTCGAAACACAATTAAACGAATTGCTGAAAAAGGCCACCATGTCATCATCACTACTGGGCGCCCTTACCGTATGGCAAAAGAATTTTATCAGGAACTAGAGTTGCACACACCTATGATCAACTTCAACGGTTCCCTTACCCATCTACCTGGGCAGACTTGGGAACACGAAAAGTGCTTGACCTTGGACAAAAAATACCTCTTAGACATGGTCAAACGCAAAGAGGATATCCAAGCCGACTTTATTGCAGGAGAATACCGCAAGAAATTTTATATCACGGCTCCTAATGAAGAAATTGCCAATCCCAAACTATTTGGTGTAGAAAATTTCCAACCAGAAAATCAATTCAAATCTGAATTGGTGACCAAGGACCCTAACTGTATCCTCTTGCAAACAAGAGTCGATGATAAATACGCGCTAGCAGATGAGATGAATCGTTTTTACCAACACCAACTAGCAATTAATACCTGGGGAGGACCCCTCAACATTCTCGAATGTACACCAAAAGGGGTCAACAAAGCCTTTGCCTTAGAATACTTACTCAATGTTATGAACCGTGACAGACAAGATTTGATTGCCTTTGGTGATGAGCATAATGATACCGAAATGTTGGCATTTGCAGGCAAGGGATATGCCATGAAAAATGCCAATCCCGATTTGCTACCATATGCAGATGAACAACTCTCTCTGACAAACGATGAAGATGGTGTTGCCCATACCCTACAAGATTTGTTCCTATGACACTCAAAAAGTTAGCTTGTGCTAGCTTTTTTGATTTTCACAATTTTTCAATTAATCGGCCTGTTTTCATTTTTTTATATTAAATTACTCCCTTATCTTTTTAAACATTTCTACAAAAGGTTTATATATTAACATTTTGTAAGCGAGTTTTCATTGAAAACCAATACATATTTATAAGAAATGGTTGATTTTTGTTTGAAAACGGTTTATACTTAAAGTTAGGCTTAAAGTTTTCTTAAACAAATAGTCAAACATTTTAAAGGAGGAATGACAATAATGAGTATCGGAATCATTATTGCGAGCCACGGCGAATTTGCTGCGGGTATTCATCAGTCTGGATCTATGATCTTTGGTGAACAAGAAAAGGTTCAAGTTGTAACCTTTATGCCAAATGAAGGTCCAGATGATCTTTACGCTAAATTCAACAACGCTGTGGCTGCATTTGACGCAGAAGATGAGGTTCTAGTATTGGCTGACCTTTGGAGTGGATCTCCATTCAACCAAGCTAGCCGCGTGATGGGAGAAAATCCAGAACGTAAGTTTGCCATCATCACTGGACTTAACTTGCCGATGTTGATCCAAGCCTACACTGAGCGCCTTATGGACGCTAATGCAGGTGTGGAAAAAGTCGCTGCGAATATCATTAAAGAAGCCAAAGATGGCATCAAGGCTCTTCCAGAAGAGCTTAACCCAGTTGAGGAAGTTGCCACTGCTGCAGCTGCTCCTGCTGCCCAAGCTGCTATTCCAGAAGGAACTGTTATCGGTGACGGTAAACTGAAAATCAATCTTGCCCGTCTTGACACTCGTCTCCTTCACGGTCAGGTTGCGACTGCTTGGACTCCAGATTCAAAAGCAAATCGTATCATCGTTGCTTCAGACAACGTCGCAAACGACGATCTTCGTAAAGAATTGATCAAACAAGCAGCTCCTAACGGAGTAAAAGCCAACGTTGTTCCAATCCAAAAATTGATTGACGTTGCAAAAGACCCACGTTTCGGTGACACTCATGCCCTTATCTTGTTTGAAACTCCGCAAGATGCACTTCGTGCTATCGAAGGTGGCGTGCCAATCAAGACCCTTAACGTTGGTTCTATGGCTCACTCAACAGGTAAAACAATGATTAACAACGTTTTGTCTATGGACAAAGAAGACGTTGCAACCTTTGAAAAAATGCGTGACCTCGGTGTTGAATTTGACGTACGTAAAGTACCAAACGACACGAAAAAAGATTTGTTTGACTTGATTAACAAAGCAAACGTTCAATAATTAGAATCTTCTTCTTTCGAACTCTTGGAAGAAAGATTTTACACTTTATTAAAATTAAATAGAAAAGGAATAAAACCATGTCAGATATTTCAATCATTTCTGCTATCTTGGTTGTAGTTGTTGCCTTCCTTGCAGGTCTTGAAGGTATCCTCGACCAATTCCAATTCCATCAACCAATCGTCGCATGTACCCTTATCGGACTTGCAACAGGTAACCTCGAAGCAGGTGTTATGCTTGGTGGATCTCTTCAAATGATCGCCCTTGGTTGGGCTAACATCGGAGCTGCCGTAGCTCCTGACGCTGCTCTTGCATCTGTTGCTGCAGCGATTATCTTGATCAAAGGTGGTAACTTTACTACTGAAGGTATCGCCGTTGCAACGGCAACAGCTATCCCTCTTGCCGTAGCTGGACTATTCTTGACAATGATTGTTCGTACAATCTCAGTTGCCTTGGTTCACTCTGCTGACGCTGCTGCTAAAGATGGAAACATTGCGGCTGTTGAACGCGCTCACTACTTTGCCCTTATTCTTCAGGGTCTTCGTATCGCGATCCCTGCAGCCTTCCTTATCGCTATCCCAGCTTCTGCTGTTAAAGACGCTCTTGGCCTAATGCCAGAATGGTTGAATGGTGGTATGGCTGTCGGTGGTGCTATGGTCGTTGCCGTTGGTTACGCTATGGTTATCAACATGATGGCAACTCGTGAAGTATGGCCATTCTTCGCTATCGGTTTCGCTCTTGCAGCTATTTCTCAATTGACTTTGATTGCCCTTGGTGTCATCGGTGTTGCCCTTGCCTTCATCTACCTTAACCTTTCAAAACAAGGTGGAAACGGTGGCGGCGGAGCTGCAACTTCTAACGACCCAATCGGTGATATCCTAGAAGACTACTAGAAAGGGGAACAATCATGGCTGAAAAAATTCAATTATCAAAATCAGATCGTCAAAAAGTTTGGTGGCGTTCACAATTCCTTCAAGGTTCTTGGAACTATGAACGTATGCAAAACTTGGGTTGGGCTTACTCATTGATCCCAGCTATCAAAAAATTGTACACTAAAAAAGAAGACCAAGCGGCTGCTCTTGAGCGTCACCTTGAGTTCTTTAACACTCATCCATACGTAGCTGCTCCAATCATGGGGGTTACTCTTGCTCTTGAAGAAGAACGCGCTAACGGTGTTGAAATCGACGACGCGGCTATCCAAGGGGTTAAAATCGGTATGATGGGACCTCTTGCTGGTATCGGTGACCCAGTCTTCTGGTTTACAGTTCGTCCTATCCTTGGAGCCCTTGGTGCTTCACTTGCTGCATCTGGTAACCTTGTTGGTCCCCTTCTCTTCTTCTTCGGATGGAATGCTATCCGTATGGCCTTCCTATGGTACACACAAGAGTTCGGTTACAAAGCTGGATCTGAAATCACTAAAGACATGTCTGGTGGTATCTTGAAGGACATCACCAAAGGAGCTTCTATCCTCGGTATGTTCATCCTTGCCGTTCTTGTACAACGTTGGGTATCTATCAACTTTACTGTTAACCTTCCAGGTAAACAATTGGCTGAAGGAGCTTACATCAACTTCCCAGAAGGACCTGTATCAGGTGCTGAATTGAAAGGAATCCTTGGTCAAGCACTTGGTGGATTGAGCCTAGATAAGATTCAACCACAAACTCTCCAAGGCCAGTTGAACTCATTGATTCCAGGATTGATGGGACTTCTCC
It includes:
- a CDS encoding asparaginase — translated: MPKKILVLHTGGTISMQADATGAVVTSQENPMNHVSNPLEGIEVHALDFFNLPSPHIKPKHMLALYHKIKEEADHYDGVVITHGTDTLEETAYFLDTMEIPHMPIVLTGAMRSSNELGSDGVYNYLSALRVASDDKAADKGVLVVMNDEIHAAKYVTKTHTTNVGTFQTPTHGPLGLIMKQEILYFKTAEPRVRFNLEHIQGLVPIISAYAGMTDELIDMLDLEQLDGLVIQAFGAGNIPKETAQKLENLLRKGIPVALVSRCFNGIAEPVYAYQGGGVQLQQAGVFFVKELNAQKARLKLLIALNAGLKGQALKDYMEG
- the ccpA gene encoding catabolite control protein A, which gives rise to MNTDDTVTIYDVAREAGVSMATVSRVVNGNKNVKENTRKKVLEVIDRLDYRPNAVARGLASKKTTTVGVVIPNITNGYFSTLAKGIDDIAEMYKYNIVLANSDEDDEKEVSVVNTLFSKQVDGIIFMGYHLTEKIRSEFSRSRTPVVLAGTVDIEHQLPSVNIDYKQATIDAVTHLLQENEKIAFVSGPLVDDINGKIRLIGYKEALKKAGIPYSEGLVFESKYSYNDGYALAERLVSSQATAAVVTGDELAAGVLNGLADHGISVPEEFEIITTDDSQIARFTRPNLTTIAQPLYDLGAISMRMLTKIMHKEELEEREVLLPHGLTERRSTRKRK
- a CDS encoding DUF960 domain-containing protein, giving the protein MAFTNTQRRSASFGVVTSLPDDVIDSLWFIIDHFLKNVFELEEELEFQLLNNEGTITFHFSSQHLPTSIDFDFNHPFDPLYPPRVLVLDMDGKETILLPEENDLF
- the folK gene encoding 2-amino-4-hydroxy-6-hydroxymethyldihydropteridine diphosphokinase, translating into MDQLQIKDLEIFAYHGLFPSEKELGQKFVISASLSYDMTKAATELDLTASVHYGELCQQWTTWFQESTEDLIETVAYKLVERTFETYPLVQEIELELKKPWAPVHLPLDTCSVTIHRRKQRAFIALGSNMGDKQANLEQAIDKLRVRGIHILKESSVLTTEPWGGVEQASFANQVIEVETWLPAPVLLETLLAIESEMGRVREVHWGPRLIDLDLLFVEDQVIYTDDLILPHPYIAERLFVLESLQEIAPHFIHPVLKQPIRYLYQELNK
- the folE gene encoding GTP cyclohydrolase I FolE; protein product: MDIQKIETAVKMIIEAVGEDANREGLQETPARVARMYQEIFSGLGQTAEEHLSKSFEIIDDNMVVEKDIFFHTMCEHHFLPFYGRAHIAYIPDGRVAGLSKLARTVEVYSKKPQIQERLNIEVADALMNYLGAKGAFVVIEAEHMCMSMRGVRKPGTATLTTVARGVFEADKDLRDQAYRLMGL
- a CDS encoding bifunctional folylpolyglutamate synthase/dihydrofolate synthase, with amino-acid sequence MKEIQNNQWIAHYRTDQPHFGLERMVELLALRGNPHLKLKVIHIGGTNGKGSTIAFLKNMLEKMGLKVGVFSSPYLIHYTDQISINGKSIPEARLEALMADYEFLLEGEKVADLQGTTEFEIITAIAYDYFATEKVDVAIMEVGMGGLLDSTNVCQPILTGITTIGLDHVALLGDTLEAIAEQKAGIVKQGIPLVTGCIAPEALAVIDPIAEAKNAPRLAYGSDYQVHHQESVVTGEVFDYTSPVRQGRFQTGLLGLHQIENAGMAIALLDTFCQEDVRELASNDLVAQAMEETRWPGRLEVLSSEPLMILDGAHNPHAIKALLNTLQERFADYHKEILFTCIKTKALEDMLDLLESVPNSQLTLTCFDDSRATDESVLKETAKSRKLNYQSWQEFLDQKLTDKKEEKQTVRIVTGSLYFLSQVRAYLMERKNENGYTKDRNGCKNDY
- the folP gene encoding dihydropteroate synthase; this encodes MSNKASQAKTAICGIINVTPDSFSDGGQFFAVDQALQQARKLIAEGASMLDIGGESTRPGSSYVEIEEEIQRVVPVIKAIREESDVLISIDTWKSQVAEAALKAGANLVNDITGLMGDERMADVVAKAGAKVVIMFNPVMARPQHPSSLIFPRFGFGDPFTNEDLAYFEQLSVEDLMTAFFDRALARAEEAGIVQENILLDPGIGFGLTKKENLLLLRDLDKLHQQGYPIFLGVSRKRFVINILEENGFEVNPETEVGFRNRDTASAHVTSIAARQGVEVVRVHDVASHRMAVEIASAIRLADDAENLDLKQYK
- a CDS encoding CPBP family intramembrane glutamic endopeptidase, which produces MKKKSIWQEILDRGIWVLIFLIGLVLSQLPLILSALLFARQFPLLQSGLLVALLSVVILTVFIFSARKTEIATFNLSFFKAKDLARLVLSYLVIFTSNLFGSALLRLMNESTTSNQSTINNLVQNSSLISSFFLLVLIAPICEEILCRGIIPKKIFRGKEKLGYLVGAVVFALLHTPTNLPSLLIYGGMSTVLTWTAYRTERLEMSILLHMIVNGIAFCLLALLVLISRNVGLPF
- a CDS encoding NCS2 family permease, with amino-acid sequence MDKLFKLKEHGTDVRTEVLAGLTTFFAMSYILFVNPQMLSQTGMPVQGVFLATIIGSVVGTLMMAFYANLPYAQAPGMGLNAFFTFTVVFGMGYTWKEALGMVFICGIISLIITLTNVRKMIIESIPTTLRSAISAGIGVFLAYVGIKNAGLLKFSIDPGTYTVAGEGADKAQAALTANSAAVPGLVDFNTPAVLVALAGLAITIFFVVKGIKGGIILSILTTTVLAIAVGVVKLSGIDFASNNLSSAVNDLGTLFGAALGSEGLGSLISNTSRLPETLMAILAFSLTDIFDTIGTLIGTGEKVGIVATSGENHESVKLDKALYSDLVATSVGAIAGTSNVTTYVESAAGIGAGGRTGLTALVVAICFALSSFFSPLLAIVPTAATAPILIIVGIMMLSNLKNIPWDDMAEAVPAFFTSIFMGFSYSITQGIAVGFLTYTLTKLVKGQAKDVHVMIWILDALFILNYISMAL